The following are encoded together in the Arcobacter aquimarinus genome:
- a CDS encoding sterol desaturase family protein, translating into MNELFAFEYLINPNKRLFWVYILSSIILAFIYFYISKKNSRVITSSKLWLHPSAKLDYYYFFLSYFINIFLLIPYIIGAKTIALYVNRFLYEQFDYYENSFFSYGTIILLYTISIFVVSDFTRYWLHRFLHTIPFLWEFHKVHHSAKVLTPITFYRVHPVENFLFGLRYSLSIGFVTGVFIYFFGAKIDIYMVLGVNIFLFIFSLFGSNLRHSHVPFSYGRYIEKWLMSPKQHQIHHDKKHFNRNYGGYISIWDRLFGTLCLSKDVKILKFGLRKEQMNDYVSLKDLILRPFINLAKKGRNYFEKFKTFNTNIISIFK; encoded by the coding sequence TTGAATGAGTTGTTTGCATTTGAGTATTTAATAAACCCAAATAAGAGATTATTTTGGGTTTATATACTTAGTTCAATAATTTTAGCATTTATATATTTTTATATAAGTAAAAAAAATAGTAGAGTAATTACATCATCAAAATTATGGTTACATCCAAGTGCAAAATTGGATTATTACTACTTTTTTTTATCGTATTTTATAAATATATTTTTATTAATTCCTTATATTATTGGTGCAAAAACTATAGCTTTATATGTAAATAGATTTTTGTATGAGCAGTTTGATTATTATGAAAATAGTTTTTTTTCATATGGAACAATTATTTTACTTTATACAATATCAATTTTTGTAGTAAGCGATTTTACACGATATTGGCTTCATAGATTTTTACATACTATTCCATTTTTATGGGAGTTTCATAAAGTGCATCACAGTGCAAAAGTTTTAACACCAATTACTTTTTATAGAGTTCATCCAGTAGAAAATTTTTTATTCGGTTTGAGATACTCTTTAAGTATTGGTTTTGTAACAGGTGTTTTTATCTATTTTTTTGGTGCAAAAATAGATATTTATATGGTTTTAGGAGTAAATATATTTTTATTTATTTTTTCATTGTTTGGTTCTAATCTTAGACATTCTCATGTGCCTTTTTCATATGGAAGATATATTGAAAAATGGTTAATGTCTCCAAAACAGCACCAGATTCATCATGATAAAAAACATTTCAATAGGAATTATGGAGGATATATTTCTATTTGGGATAGATTATTTGGAACACTTTGTTTATCAAAAGATGTGAAAATTTTGAAATTTGGATTAAGAAAAGAGCAAATGAATGATTATGTTTCATTAAAAGATTTGATATTAAGACCATTTATTAATTTAGCAAAAAAAGGGAGAAATTATTTTGAGAAATTTAAAACTTTTAACACCAATATTATTAGCATTTTTAAGTAG
- a CDS encoding imelysin family protein, giving the protein MMKKILFLVLFCTTFLFAEDRLFLNILKNVSIINVQNSIDNAKVLQKELNEENFTNFLKSWKKVEALYFAGDLDEDFLDTPRYIDVFNNLKEDLSSQMKRVIESNDEVKTALFKNSYKTINALEYVLFNDKEISKREKELSIVILDSIISHLEDINSVYKGYLEKPNKDEKFETALVINGLIASSYRLKEWRIGNASGNSAKFKNDAKNDRAEYFLSQNSFAAIEAILEAHNEIVKKHKYYDFASYALDKGAAIELLVVIDKINEMQNELKTLPKDDFTKANKLFTLANELHNAYYVSLIQQLSITGKILDADGD; this is encoded by the coding sequence ATGATGAAAAAGATTTTGTTTTTAGTTTTATTTTGTACAACATTTTTGTTTGCAGAAGATAGATTGTTTTTAAATATTTTGAAAAATGTATCTATTATCAATGTTCAAAATAGTATAGATAATGCAAAAGTTTTACAAAAAGAGTTGAATGAAGAGAATTTTACAAATTTCTTGAAATCTTGGAAAAAAGTAGAAGCTTTATATTTTGCTGGTGATTTAGATGAAGATTTTTTAGATACGCCAAGATATATAGATGTTTTTAATAATTTAAAAGAGGACTTAAGTTCTCAAATGAAAAGAGTAATTGAATCAAACGATGAGGTTAAAACAGCACTTTTTAAGAATTCTTATAAAACTATAAATGCTTTAGAGTATGTTTTATTTAATGATAAAGAAATTTCAAAAAGAGAAAAAGAGTTAAGTATAGTTATTTTAGATTCTATTATTTCGCATTTAGAAGATATTAATAGTGTTTATAAAGGCTATTTAGAAAAACCAAATAAAGATGAAAAATTTGAAACAGCTTTAGTTATAAATGGTTTGATTGCTAGTTCTTATAGATTAAAAGAGTGGAGAATTGGAAATGCAAGTGGAAATTCTGCAAAATTTAAAAACGATGCAAAAAATGATAGAGCAGAGTATTTTTTAAGTCAAAATTCTTTTGCTGCTATAGAAGCTATTTTAGAAGCGCATAATGAGATAGTTAAAAAACACAAATATTATGATTTTGCTTCTTATGCTTTGGATAAAGGAGCTGCAATTGAGCTTTTAGTGGTAATTGATAAGATAAATGAAATGCAAAATGAGTTAAAAACTCTTCCTAAAGATGACTTTACAAAAGCAAATAAATTATTTACTTTAGCAAATGAATTACATAATGCTTATTATGTTTCGTTAATACAACAGTTAAGTATAACAGGGAAAATTCTTGATGCAGATGGAGATTAA